The window TAGGAGTTGTCCGGCCAGGTGGTCATCCAGGAGAGGTTCGCCCCGCCGCGGTGGACCAGCAGGTCCGCGGCCCGGGTGCGCGGGTCCCCGTCGGACGCCGGCGCGGCTGCGGGCGCCGACTCGGCACCGGGCACCTGGGCCCGGCCGCGCGGCCGCCTGGCCCGGAACGCCTCCCGGCCGGCGATCAGCACCACCAGCTCGGCCGTCCACACCACCGAGGTGGGGACGAACACCGCCGCGCCGGTGACCGTGACCTGCTCGTCGAGCGCCTTGCCGATCAGGTACGCGACCGCCACGAACAGGCCCAGCAGCGCGTTCAGCGCGCAGAGCAGCACCGTCCAGCGCCAGGCGGTGCGGCGCCCCCGGCGCAGCCCGTTGACCAGCAGGGCGATCAGCGCCACCGAGAGCAGCACCTGCCAGCCCGGTCCGCCCAGCCCTCTGGTCTCCCCGACCGGACCGCTGCCCGGTACCAGCCAGACGACCAGCAGGATCGCCGCGATCAGGACCAGGCCCGCCACCGCGAGCAGCCGCCACTCCCGGCGGCTGAGCCGGCCGGAGGTCCGGGCCGCGCCCGGGACCCGCAGCCAGTGGGTCGCCACGAGGCCGCCGGCGACCGCCAGCGCGTGCTCCAGGTCGTCGAGCCCTCCGACGTACAGCAGCGAGACGCCGGCGTAGGCGGCCAGGGCCAGCCGCAGCCGCTGCCGCCACGGCGAGGCGAGGGCCGCCGAGGCCACCGCGCCCGCGCAGAGCGCGCCCGCCGAGATGCCGACGTCGACGGTGCCGGCCAGGTCCTTCGCCCAGGTCCACGCGGTGTGCCGGAGGGCGAACAGCAGCAGGGCGGCCAGCAGGACGGCGCCGAGCTGGCCGGCCACCGTCACCGCGGCGGTCCAGCGCGTGCCGAGCCTCGCCTCGGCGAGGCCGCAGAGCAGCACGACGGCGACGAGCACCGGGAGGTAGTCGATCGGTGTCGAGCAGAACAGCGGACCGGTGGCCAGGGTCCACCAGCGGCCCTTCTCGAACGAGGGCAGGCCGTACGCGACGTTCGCGTACCACGACCGGTCGGACGTCGCGTCCCACAGGCCGCCCACGGCCAGCCCGACCACCAGCACCACCACGGCGGTGGCGACGGTGAAGGGGAAGCGCCGCAGCGCGGCGGTGACCGCGGGCAGGACGTCACGCCGCCACCGCGGCTCTGATTCTCCCGGCACCTCGCACCTCCGCACGGTGTGGCCGACACCCCCGCCTCGGGCCCGGAGCCTCCTTGCTCAGCGTAGCCGGATTCGGCGGACGGGGCCGGGCGGGGAGACCGGACCGGGGCGGGCCCGTCCGGGCGACGGGACGGCCGCCCTTCGCTAGGCTCGGCGGTATCCGCGGCCCCGGTCACGGCCGGTCGGCCGGCGGTGTGCCAGGGCGCCCCCGGCGCCACGACGGCATGACGGGAGGACACCGGATGTCCACCGACCCGGTCGCGCCGGGCCCGGCCGGAGCCGACGGCGGGTACGGCGAATCCCTCTTCGAACCCTGGCAGCCCGGCGAGGGCGAACGCATCGATCTCGGCTCCCTCGCCTACGACCACGTCACCCGCGCCCGGCTGCGCGCCCTCGGGGTCGGCGCGGGAGTGCGTTGCTGCGAGGTGGGAGCCGGTACCGGCACGATCGCGCGCTGGCTGGCGACCGCGGGCGGGGCCGGCGAGGTCCTCGCCGTCGACCGGGACACCCGCTTCGTCGAACCGTTCGCGGGCGGGGCGCTGCGGACGCTCACGGCGGACGTCTCCTCGCCCGACTTCGACCCCGGCGGCCGGTTCGACCTGGTGCACGCGCGCTTCGTGCTGATGCACCTGCCGGAACGGCACCGCGTCCTGGCCCGCCTGCGGGACCTTCTCGTCCCGGGCGGGTACCTCGTCCTCGGGGACCCGGTCGACCTCACCACGGCCGCGCCGCCGGACACCCCGTACCGGCTCGCGATGCGGGCGATGTGGCGGGCGCTGCGGACGTCCATCGGCACGGACATCAGCTGGACCCCCGACTGTCCGCGGCTGCTGCGCGACCTCGGGCTGTCCGAGGTCGGCGCGGAGGTGTTCGTGCCCGCCCTGGTCGCGGACGCCCCGATCACCGCGTTCTGGCTGGACACCTGGGACCGCACCCGCGAGGCCATGCTCGCCACCGGCCTCGTCGACGCCGGGCTCCTCGACGAGGCGCGGGAGTCCCTCGCCACGGGCACCGTCGCGGACCTCTCGCCCGGCCTGGTCACCAGCTGGGGGCGGCTGCCCTGAGCGGCGCCCGCCCGGGGGCCGCCATCAGGAACGGCACGGCCAGCGCCGTCCGGTGACGGACCGCCGTGTGCGGCCGCCGCAGCGCGACGGCCAGGTCGTACCCGTGGCCGAGCATATGGGTGATCAGGTACGAGGCCGGCGTGGCCAGGTCCATCGGTCCGAGCGGGTTCAGCCCCCCGGTCGACGCGGGCCCCTCGTCGGACTGTCCGTCAGAGCGTTCGCCCCGAGGGCGTGGCGAATGCTCGCCCGAGGTCCGGTCGCCACCATCGGCCGACCGCTACCGGCGGGTTGGGTGCCCGGCGTGCGGTGGCGGGGGCCGGTCGGGCCGGACCCGCTGTCCGGGGCCCCGTTGACGATCCGTGGAAGCTGCCCGCCGCCATCACATATCAGGCAATTAAGACATTTGCCGTGTTCGGGTGAGAAGTGTCACCCGGTCCG of the Kitasatospora sp. NBC_01246 genome contains:
- a CDS encoding bifunctional lysylphosphatidylglycerol flippase/synthetase MprF, whose translation is MPGESEPRWRRDVLPAVTAALRRFPFTVATAVVVLVVGLAVGGLWDATSDRSWYANVAYGLPSFEKGRWWTLATGPLFCSTPIDYLPVLVAVVLLCGLAEARLGTRWTAAVTVAGQLGAVLLAALLLFALRHTAWTWAKDLAGTVDVGISAGALCAGAVASAALASPWRQRLRLALAAYAGVSLLYVGGLDDLEHALAVAGGLVATHWLRVPGAARTSGRLSRREWRLLAVAGLVLIAAILLVVWLVPGSGPVGETRGLGGPGWQVLLSVALIALLVNGLRRGRRTAWRWTVLLCALNALLGLFVAVAYLIGKALDEQVTVTGAAVFVPTSVVWTAELVVLIAGREAFRARRPRGRAQVPGAESAPAAAPASDGDPRTRAADLLVHRGGANLSWMTTWPDNSYFFPEGDDGSYIAYRAHAGVAVALGDPVGAPDDRGRTITRFAEMCDRAGLVPCLFSATARAAGATDALGWRSVQVAEDTVIDLPDLEFRGKAWQDVRTALNRARKDGVEYRLGALAEQPRPVLSQVRGISEEWVGDMGLPEMGFTLGGVEEAMDPRMRVGLALEGDEHLHGVTSWMPVYGPDGVPQGWTLDMMRRRREGFRPVVEFMIASSCLALRDDGAHYLSLSGAPLARTGPTHAPTVLDRILDQLGAAMEPYYGFRSLHSFKAKFQPRYEPMFLLYRDEADLPRIGLALLRCYLPSATMRDLLKVPAHHG
- a CDS encoding class I SAM-dependent methyltransferase — encoded protein: MSTDPVAPGPAGADGGYGESLFEPWQPGEGERIDLGSLAYDHVTRARLRALGVGAGVRCCEVGAGTGTIARWLATAGGAGEVLAVDRDTRFVEPFAGGALRTLTADVSSPDFDPGGRFDLVHARFVLMHLPERHRVLARLRDLLVPGGYLVLGDPVDLTTAAPPDTPYRLAMRAMWRALRTSIGTDISWTPDCPRLLRDLGLSEVGAEVFVPALVADAPITAFWLDTWDRTREAMLATGLVDAGLLDEARESLATGTVADLSPGLVTSWGRLP